The Thermotoga sp. Ku-13t DNA segment TTCGTGGTGGCGATGGGATCGAGCGCACTCGTGGGTTCATCGAGAAGCAACACTTCAGGTTCAACCGCCAGAGCCCTTGCGATGCAGAGTCTTTGCTGCTGGCCTCCGGAAAGTTGCACCGCAGGTTTTTTGAGCTTGTCTTTCACTTCGTCCCACAGCGCAGCCTTTCTCAGCGCTTCTTCAACCTTCTCTCTCAGTACACTTTTCTTCGTGATTCCGTGTATTCTGAGCCCATATGCGACGTTGTCGAAGACGGACATTGGGAAGGGGTTGGGTTTTTGAAAGACCATGGTCACCCTTCTTCTGTATTCTGTCAGATCGGAGATGCGGTATATGTCCTGCCCCCGAAACAGGATCTGTCCTTTCAGGGAGAAATCCGGAATCAGATCGTTGAGTCTGTTCAAACACCTGAGCAGTGTGCTTTTACCACAGCCGGATGGTCCCATGATCGCGGTTATTCGTCTGGATTTTATCTTCAGATTTATGTTGTTCAAAACGCAATGATCGCCGTAGTAAGCGTAAAGATTCTTGATCTCAAAAACGACGTCACTCACGTTGATTCCTCCTCATCAACTGGACGAAGAAATACACACCAATCGTGATCAGCACCATCAAACTCGCCATACCTTTGGCCATCCACTGAGACTCCTCCCCAAGGTTCATGACGATCGCGTAGATACTGGTTGGAAGCGTCATGACTGGATCTGTTAGTTTGCTGGGAAGCTTTGTCGTATAGAAAACGGCTCCGGTAACCAAAATGGGCGCAGTCTCACTGAAGGCCCTGCCGAGCGTGAGGATCAAACTCGTCAGTACACCGTTTCTGCTCGCCCGGAGAACCATCAGTGTGGCTTGAAGTTTGCTTGCACCGAGTGCTATCACGCCTTCTCTCAGTTCCTTCGGTACGGCCCTGAGAAATTCCACCGCACTGTTCATGAAGAAGGGTATCGACATGGTTGAAAGTGTCAGCGATGCGGAGATCAGAGAAGTACCCAGCGAGAGTCTCACGCAGAAGAAAGAAAGCCCGAAGACACCGTAGACGATCGATGGGACGCTGTTCATTGTGGCTGCAAGGGATTGAAGAACCATGGACAGCTTCCTTGGTGCTATCTCGCTCAGGAATATGGTTCCTATCAATCCGATAGGGATCGAAACTGCGAACACAAGCACCATGAGTGTGAGCGAACCGATCAACATCGGAAAGATTCCGCCTTCGCTCATCGCCCGCCTAGGCCATTGTGTGAAGAAGCCGGGTTTGAAAAAGTGCGGAAGACCTGACGCAACTATGATCGCGAGTGTGAGTACCGTGATCGCGAAAACGGTGTAGGTGATGATCCTGAGAGTCCATTGCAAGGCTATCACCCCTTGACCCATCGTTCGAGCCTTCTACAAATCACGTTTGTGAAAACGTTGAGAATTAGACAACCTGAGAGCACCAGCAGCGCGATGAAGAACAGGGCGCTGTAGTGAAGACTTCCCACGGCAACTTCACCGATCTCGCTACCCAGGGTCGCGGTGAGTGGTCTCACTGGA contains these protein-coding regions:
- a CDS encoding ABC transporter permease subunit, which translates into the protein MQWTLRIITYTVFAITVLTLAIIVASGLPHFFKPGFFTQWPRRAMSEGGIFPMLIGSLTLMVLVFAVSIPIGLIGTIFLSEIAPRKLSMVLQSLAATMNSVPSIVYGVFGLSFFCVRLSLGTSLISASLTLSTMSIPFFMNSAVEFLRAVPKELREGVIALGASKLQATLMVLRASRNGVLTSLILTLGRAFSETAPILVTGAVFYTTKLPSKLTDPVMTLPTSIYAIVMNLGEESQWMAKGMASLMVLITIGVYFFVQLMRRNQRE
- the pstB gene encoding phosphate ABC transporter ATP-binding protein PstB encodes the protein MSDVVFEIKNLYAYYGDHCVLNNINLKIKSRRITAIMGPSGCGKSTLLRCLNRLNDLIPDFSLKGQILFRGQDIYRISDLTEYRRRVTMVFQKPNPFPMSVFDNVAYGLRIHGITKKSVLREKVEEALRKAALWDEVKDKLKKPAVQLSGGQQQRLCIARALAVEPEVLLLDEPTSALDPIATTKIERLLEELAEQYTVIIVTHSMGQALRISDEVVFLYEGNLIEYGETSVIAKIPKHEVTRQFLTGKIG